A genomic window from Silene latifolia isolate original U9 population chromosome Y, ASM4854445v1, whole genome shotgun sequence includes:
- the LOC141630664 gene encoding uncharacterized protein LOC141630664, with translation MTLHFCDKSADSRVVVVEEEDVEDEIKFWQNTLMGNFMGSKPKIKEVDEYVLKYWKNVTRPIVQYYKKGWYSFRFFSADDMNEILKGGPWNMGTSTLVLKQWTPTFSKEMDSVSIVPAWILFPDLDPFMWSEKVLSKLASIAGKPLFADLPTTFKSKLSFARVLVEVDVSEDLPTSVQLHSGNNSENHIRVVATLLSLLQEAGTCTREM, from the coding sequence ATGACCCTTCATTTTTGTGATAAATCTGCGGATTCTAGGGTTGTAGTGGTTGAGGAGGAAGATGTTGAGGACGAAATTAAGTTCTGGCAAAATACTCTGATGGGAAATTTTATGGGTTCCAAACCTAAGATCAAGGAGGTGGATGAATATGTTCTGAAATACTGGAAGAATGTAACCAGACCTATAGTACAATACTATAAGAAAGGATGGTACAGCTTTCGGTTTTTTTCAGCAGATGATATGAATGAAATATTGAAGGGAGGACCTTGGAATATGGGGACGAGCACTTTGGTGCTGAAGCAATGGACACCTACTTTCTCCAAAGAAATGGATTCTGTGTCTATTGTTCCTGCTTGGATACTTTTCCCTGATTTGGACCCCTTCATGTGGTCTGAAAAAGTGTTAAGTAAGCTGGCTAGTATTGCTGGGAAGCCACTGTTTGCTGATTTGCCTACCACTTTTAAATCTAAACTCTCATTTGCTCGTGTGTTGGTGGAAGTGGATGTATCAGAGGACTTGCCAACTTCTGTGCAGCTTCATTCGGGAAACAACTCAGAGAATCATATACGAGTGGTTGCCACATTATTGTCATTGCTGCAAGAAGCTGGGACATGTACAAGAGAAATGTAA